The following coding sequences are from one Candidatus Eisenbacteria bacterium window:
- a CDS encoding efflux RND transporter permease subunit, with amino-acid sequence MNLSRIWIERPVMTTLVMIGILLFGAAAYTQLPVSDLPNVDYPVISVSASLPGASPETMASAVATPLEKQFTTIAGLDAMTSSSNQGQTSITLQFSLARNIDAAAQDVQSAIAKTLRSLPTGITPPSYQKVNPADQPILFLSLTSPQLPLSQLNEYAENTLAQRMSMVAGVAQVSVFGAQKYAVRIQLDPRALSSRGIPISAVTAAIDAANVNLPTGILWGPNKTTTIESNGQLQTAAAFGQIVIAYRGGAPVRLRDLGIVKDDVQNNRVASWYRSQRSITLAVQRQPGTNTVAVADGVKALIDRLRPQLPASVEIHTIYDRSESIRHSVRDVQFTLLLTLVLVVLVIFLFLRNLPATVIPSLALPLSIVGTFAAMKLLGFSLDILSLMALTLAVGFVVDDAIVMLENIHRHIEMGKTPMQAAFDGSREIGFTILSMTVSLVAVFIPVLFMGGLLGRLFHEFAITISVAILVSGVVSLTLTPMLCSRFLHHEGAVQHGRAYLAIESAYERSLGFYERTLRWVMNHRRTALVFSLGILVGTVVLFRVVPKAFIPSEDTGRITASTESAEGTSFESMVTHQRAVAEVVSNDPNVEMFMSSVAGGGGGSSSNQGRLIIRLKPRDQRKLSADEVIRELQPKLARVPGIRVFLQNPPVINVGGRQSKSQYQFTLTGPDVTSLYESSNALLARLVDQPLLADVTSDLQIKNPQVQVEIDRERASSLGVSAEQIERTLYDAYGSRQVSTIYTASDQYWVLMELLPEYQRDMSALQNLYVEGRDGGLVPLSAVAKLAPALGPLSVNHQGQVPAVTLSFNLAPGASLGAAVGAVEHEAREALPASISTSFGGTAQVFQSSQQGLLWLLLLAVLVIYLVLGILYESFIHPLTILSGLPFAGFGALLTLLLFRADLSIYAFVGIIMLIGLVKKNAIMMIDFALEAEREHGKTPRDAIIEACLVRFRPIMMTTLAALMGTLPIAFGIGAGAEARQPLGLAVVGGLAFSQIVTLYVTPVFYTYLDELQARFRRRRRLAAVPAAGSQASVAAAGD; translated from the coding sequence ATGAACCTGTCCCGGATCTGGATCGAGCGACCGGTCATGACCACGCTGGTCATGATCGGGATCCTGCTGTTCGGCGCCGCCGCCTACACGCAGCTTCCGGTCAGCGACCTTCCGAACGTCGATTATCCGGTGATCTCGGTCAGCGCGTCGCTGCCGGGCGCCTCGCCCGAGACCATGGCTTCGGCAGTCGCGACCCCGCTCGAGAAGCAGTTCACCACCATCGCCGGACTCGACGCGATGACCTCGTCGAGCAACCAGGGCCAGACCAGCATTACGTTGCAGTTCTCGCTGGCGCGCAACATCGACGCGGCCGCGCAGGACGTGCAGTCGGCGATCGCCAAGACGCTGCGCTCGTTGCCGACCGGAATCACGCCGCCCTCGTATCAGAAGGTCAATCCCGCCGATCAGCCGATCCTGTTCCTGTCGCTGACCTCGCCGCAGCTGCCGCTCTCGCAGCTCAACGAGTATGCCGAGAACACGCTCGCACAGCGCATGTCGATGGTGGCGGGCGTGGCGCAGGTGTCGGTGTTCGGCGCGCAGAAGTACGCGGTCCGCATCCAGCTCGACCCGCGCGCGCTGTCGTCGCGCGGCATTCCGATCAGCGCGGTGACCGCCGCGATCGACGCGGCGAACGTGAACCTGCCGACCGGGATCCTGTGGGGACCGAACAAGACCACCACGATCGAGAGCAACGGACAGCTTCAGACCGCCGCGGCGTTCGGCCAGATCGTGATCGCTTACCGCGGTGGCGCGCCGGTGCGGCTGCGAGACCTCGGCATCGTGAAGGACGACGTGCAGAACAATCGTGTCGCGAGCTGGTACCGGAGCCAGCGTTCGATCACGCTCGCGGTCCAGCGGCAGCCCGGCACCAACACGGTCGCGGTGGCGGATGGCGTCAAGGCACTGATCGATCGGCTGCGCCCGCAGCTGCCGGCCTCGGTCGAGATCCACACCATCTACGACCGCTCGGAGTCGATCCGCCACTCGGTGCGCGACGTTCAATTCACGCTGCTGCTCACGCTCGTGCTGGTGGTGCTGGTGATCTTCCTGTTCCTGCGCAACCTGCCCGCCACCGTGATCCCGAGTCTGGCACTCCCGCTCTCGATCGTCGGCACGTTCGCCGCCATGAAGCTGCTCGGCTTCAGCCTCGACATCCTGTCGCTCATGGCGCTCACCCTCGCGGTCGGATTCGTCGTCGACGACGCGATCGTGATGCTCGAGAACATTCACCGGCACATCGAGATGGGCAAGACACCCATGCAGGCCGCGTTCGACGGCTCCCGGGAGATCGGCTTCACGATCCTGTCGATGACCGTCTCGCTGGTGGCGGTCTTCATTCCGGTGTTGTTCATGGGCGGGCTGCTCGGCCGGCTGTTCCACGAATTCGCGATCACGATCAGCGTCGCGATCCTGGTCTCGGGCGTGGTGTCGCTCACGCTCACCCCGATGCTGTGCAGCCGCTTCCTGCACCACGAAGGCGCGGTGCAGCACGGCCGTGCCTACCTGGCGATCGAGAGCGCGTACGAGCGTTCACTGGGGTTCTACGAGCGCACACTGCGCTGGGTCATGAACCACAGACGAACGGCGCTGGTGTTCTCGCTCGGCATCCTGGTCGGCACGGTGGTGCTGTTTCGCGTGGTGCCGAAAGCGTTCATCCCCAGCGAGGACACCGGCCGCATCACCGCCAGCACCGAGTCCGCCGAAGGCACCTCGTTCGAGAGCATGGTCACGCATCAGCGGGCGGTCGCCGAGGTGGTGAGCAACGACCCGAACGTCGAGATGTTCATGTCATCGGTCGCCGGCGGTGGAGGCGGCTCGTCCTCGAACCAGGGGCGTCTCATCATTCGGCTCAAGCCGCGCGACCAGCGCAAGCTCTCGGCCGACGAGGTCATCCGCGAGCTGCAACCCAAGCTCGCACGGGTTCCCGGCATCCGCGTGTTTCTGCAGAACCCCCCGGTCATCAACGTCGGAGGTCGCCAGTCGAAGAGCCAGTACCAGTTCACGCTCACGGGGCCCGACGTGACGTCGCTCTACGAGTCGTCGAACGCGCTGCTGGCGCGACTGGTCGATCAGCCGCTGCTCGCCGACGTCACCAGCGACCTGCAGATCAAGAACCCGCAGGTCCAGGTCGAGATCGATCGCGAGCGGGCATCTTCGCTCGGAGTGTCGGCCGAACAGATCGAACGAACGCTCTACGACGCGTACGGCTCGCGCCAGGTCTCCACCATCTACACCGCGAGCGACCAGTACTGGGTGCTCATGGAGCTGCTGCCCGAATATCAGCGCGACATGTCGGCGCTCCAGAATCTCTACGTCGAAGGACGCGACGGCGGACTGGTGCCGCTGTCCGCGGTTGCGAAGCTCGCGCCCGCACTCGGACCGCTGAGCGTGAATCATCAGGGGCAGGTGCCGGCGGTGACGCTGTCCTTCAATCTGGCGCCGGGGGCCTCGCTCGGAGCCGCGGTCGGAGCGGTCGAGCACGAGGCCCGCGAGGCTCTGCCGGCCAGCATCAGCACCAGCTTCGGCGGTACCGCGCAGGTCTTCCAGTCGAGCCAGCAGGGGTTGCTGTGGCTGCTGCTGCTCGCCGTGCTGGTGATCTACCTGGTGCTCGGCATCCTGTACGAGAGCTTCATCCACCCGCTCACGATTCTGTCGGGACTTCCGTTCGCCGGCTTCGGCGCGCTACTCACGCTGCTGCTGTTCCGGGCCGATCTCAGCATCTACGCGTTCGTCGGCATCATCATGCTGATCGGGCTGGTGAAGAAGAACGCGATCATGATGATCGACTTCGCACTCGAAGCGGAGCGCGAACACGGCAAGACCCCGCGCGACGCGATCATCGAGGCGTGCCTGGTGCGGTTTCGGCCCATCATGATGACGACCCTGGCGGCACTCATGGGCACGCTGCCGATCGCGTTCGGGATTGGAGCCGGCGCCGAAGCCCGCCAGCCACTCGGGCTCGCGGTGGTCGGAGGTCTCGCGTTCTCGCAGATCGTCACGCTCTACGTGACGCCGGTGTTCTACACCTATCTCGACGAGTTGCAGGCGCGCTTCAGGCGCCGTCGCCGGCTCGCCGCGGTGCCGGCGGCCGGGAGCCAGGCATCGGTGGCCGCCGCCGGCGACTGA
- a CDS encoding tetratricopeptide repeat protein: MDASRWERIQELFHEVADLPATERRAHLEAACGGDSALIDEVLRMADEDTTDDSLLSRDLAQLADRVLAADAPPVLPRALGPYRLLELLGEGGMGVVYLAERPDLKNQVAIKLLRDAWLSPARRARFASEQRTLAQLDHPAIARLYDAGTLPEGTPWFVMEYVEGLPLGRYCDEHRCSIPRRLELFRSVCEAVLHAHQHAVIHRDLKPSNILVKEGGQVKLLDFGIAKPLEAAGSEAQRTRTEARLMTPAYAAPEQIRGTGLGVHTDVYALGVVLYELLAGRPPFDFENRTPLEIDRIVLEQQPERPSAVARAAERSAGARPVGSVGGAEWADLDVLCLTAMQKDPARRYRTVDSLIRDLDHYLRGEPLEARADSWGYRASKFVRRHAAPLAAAALVTIAIVGLVTFYTLRLTTARNVAIAEADRTRRIQQFMSQLFAGGDPDAGPSDTLRVVSLLDRGVREANALNEEPEVQAELFQNLGGIYHKLGRLDRADSLLQTALTMRHAARGSSNADVARSLTALGLLRADQSRFEEADRLVRDAIERSRRGGPGAELAEARASTALGQLLDIAGDYAQAIQVLTAVVRLDSLGKLPVPERTAALTELANCHYYAGHYEASDSLNRRVLALDLAAHGTHHPNVASDLINLGAIQQEWGHYAAAESLFREALQIYRGWFGEDHFETAATLTMVGRVLIPQNRRDEAAGLLQRALAIRERVYGPHHPSVASTLNEIGNAALADKRLELAESSFRRMIDIYHAAYGDKHQLIGIALANLGSVYMERKDFRGAERTYREALDRYGETLPADHLYIGIARIKLGRALLRQARHREAEQSTLAGYEIVTRQADPAVSWLQNARKDLVADYEALREPEKAAKFRAELEKDEAAAR; this comes from the coding sequence ATGGACGCGAGTCGCTGGGAACGCATTCAGGAACTCTTCCACGAGGTGGCCGACCTGCCGGCGACCGAGCGTCGCGCGCACCTCGAGGCCGCGTGCGGCGGTGATTCGGCGCTGATCGATGAAGTTCTGCGCATGGCCGACGAGGACACCACCGACGACTCGCTGCTGAGTCGCGATCTGGCGCAGCTCGCAGACCGCGTGCTGGCCGCCGATGCGCCGCCCGTGTTGCCGCGCGCGCTGGGCCCTTACCGTCTGCTCGAGCTGCTCGGCGAGGGCGGCATGGGCGTGGTGTATCTGGCCGAGCGGCCCGACCTCAAGAATCAGGTCGCGATCAAGCTGCTGCGCGATGCGTGGCTTTCGCCGGCGCGCCGCGCGCGGTTTGCGAGCGAACAGCGCACCCTGGCGCAGCTCGATCATCCGGCGATCGCACGGCTCTACGACGCGGGCACGTTGCCCGAAGGGACGCCGTGGTTCGTGATGGAGTACGTCGAGGGGCTGCCGCTCGGACGCTACTGCGATGAGCATCGGTGTTCGATTCCGCGGCGGCTCGAGTTGTTCCGCTCGGTGTGCGAGGCGGTCCTTCACGCACATCAGCACGCCGTGATCCATCGGGATCTCAAGCCTTCGAACATCCTGGTCAAGGAAGGCGGGCAGGTGAAGCTGCTCGACTTCGGCATCGCGAAGCCGCTCGAGGCGGCCGGCAGCGAAGCACAGCGGACGCGAACCGAAGCTCGACTCATGACGCCCGCCTACGCGGCTCCCGAACAGATCCGCGGCACCGGGCTCGGAGTTCACACCGACGTCTACGCGCTCGGCGTCGTGCTCTACGAGCTGCTCGCCGGTCGGCCGCCATTCGACTTCGAGAACCGCACCCCGCTCGAGATCGACCGCATCGTCCTCGAGCAGCAGCCCGAGCGGCCCTCGGCGGTCGCGCGCGCGGCTGAGCGCAGCGCCGGAGCGCGCCCGGTCGGCTCGGTCGGCGGCGCCGAGTGGGCCGATCTCGACGTGCTGTGTCTCACCGCGATGCAGAAGGACCCGGCGCGCCGCTACCGGACCGTGGATTCGCTGATCCGCGACCTCGATCACTACCTGCGCGGCGAGCCGCTCGAGGCGCGCGCCGACTCGTGGGGTTATCGGGCCTCGAAGTTCGTGCGTCGCCATGCGGCGCCGTTGGCCGCGGCGGCGCTGGTGACGATCGCGATCGTCGGGCTGGTGACGTTTTACACCCTGCGACTCACCACCGCCCGCAACGTGGCGATCGCCGAAGCCGACCGGACGCGGCGCATTCAGCAGTTCATGAGTCAGCTGTTCGCGGGCGGCGACCCGGATGCGGGCCCCTCGGACACTTTGAGGGTCGTGAGCCTGCTGGATCGCGGTGTGCGGGAAGCGAACGCGCTCAATGAAGAGCCGGAAGTGCAGGCCGAGTTGTTCCAGAATCTGGGCGGCATCTATCACAAGCTCGGGCGCCTGGACCGCGCCGATTCGCTGCTGCAGACCGCGCTCACGATGCGCCATGCGGCTCGCGGGTCCTCGAACGCCGACGTGGCGAGGAGTCTCACGGCGCTCGGACTGCTGCGTGCCGATCAATCGCGCTTCGAAGAGGCCGATCGGCTGGTGCGCGATGCGATCGAGCGCAGCCGGCGCGGTGGCCCCGGCGCCGAACTGGCCGAGGCGCGGGCTTCGACGGCACTCGGTCAGCTGCTCGACATCGCGGGCGACTACGCGCAGGCGATTCAGGTGCTGACCGCCGTGGTGCGTCTCGACTCGCTGGGCAAGCTCCCGGTTCCGGAGCGCACCGCGGCGCTCACCGAGCTCGCGAACTGCCACTACTACGCGGGCCACTACGAGGCCTCCGACTCGCTGAATCGGCGCGTGCTGGCGCTCGACCTCGCGGCACACGGCACGCATCACCCGAACGTGGCGAGCGATCTCATCAACCTCGGCGCGATCCAGCAGGAGTGGGGACACTACGCGGCCGCCGAGAGCCTGTTCCGCGAAGCACTGCAGATCTATCGCGGGTGGTTCGGCGAGGACCACTTCGAGACCGCGGCCACGCTCACCATGGTCGGCCGCGTGCTCATCCCGCAGAATCGGCGCGATGAGGCGGCGGGGCTGCTTCAGCGCGCGCTCGCGATCCGCGAACGGGTCTACGGCCCGCACCACCCGAGCGTCGCCTCGACGCTCAATGAGATCGGAAACGCGGCACTGGCCGACAAGCGGCTCGAGCTCGCCGAATCTTCGTTCCGGCGCATGATCGACATCTATCATGCGGCTTACGGCGACAAGCATCAGCTGATCGGGATCGCGCTCGCGAATCTCGGCAGCGTCTACATGGAGCGCAAGGACTTCCGCGGCGCCGAGCGGACCTATCGCGAGGCGCTCGATCGCTACGGCGAGACGCTGCCCGCCGATCATCTGTACATCGGGATCGCGCGCATCAAGCTGGGGCGCGCACTGCTGCGGCAGGCGCGTCACCGCGAGGCCGAGCAGTCGACGCTGGCGGGCTACGAGATCGTCACCCGGCAGGCGGATCCCGCGGTGAGCTGGCTGCAGAACGCTCGCAAGGACCTGGTGGCGGACTACGAAGCGCTGCGCGAGCCCGAGAAGGCCGCGAAGTTTCGCGCCGAACTCGAGAAGGACGAGGCGGCGGCCAGGTAG
- a CDS encoding sigma-70 family RNA polymerase sigma factor, which yields MSLRSLRAPSIPGAGSPRDAAAGRTELDDVFSAAYEELRRLASSVRRNEPSATLSPTALVNEAWLKLAGTPSVARTSHLHFKRIAARAMRQVLVDAARRRHAAKRGGPGTPLVTFDDAAGDGARWAEDLIGLHEALDELARLHPRQAQMVEIRFFGGLDIPETAEMLGISEATVLRDWRAAKAWLSQALRRAD from the coding sequence ATGAGCCTGCGAAGCCTCCGAGCACCGAGCATCCCGGGCGCCGGTTCCCCGCGCGATGCGGCGGCCGGCCGCACCGAGCTCGACGATGTGTTCAGCGCCGCATACGAGGAGCTGCGACGGCTCGCTTCGAGCGTGCGGCGCAACGAACCCAGCGCCACGCTGAGCCCCACCGCACTCGTGAACGAAGCATGGCTCAAGCTCGCCGGAACTCCGTCGGTGGCTCGCACCTCGCATCTGCACTTCAAGCGCATCGCGGCCCGCGCCATGCGGCAGGTGCTGGTCGATGCCGCGCGTCGGCGCCATGCCGCCAAGCGGGGTGGACCCGGCACGCCGCTCGTGACGTTCGATGACGCCGCAGGCGACGGCGCCCGATGGGCCGAGGATCTGATCGGTTTGCACGAGGCACTCGACGAACTGGCGCGCCTGCACCCCCGGCAGGCCCAGATGGTCGAGATTCGATTCTTCGGTGGGCTCGACATCCCCGAGACCGCCGAGATGCTGGGAATCTCCGAAGCCACGGTGCTGCGCGACTGGCGCGCGGCCAAGGCGTGGCTGTCCCAGGCATTGCGCCGCGCGGACTGA